TTATAAGCAATAACTGCAGCACATAGGTTACCAAAATTTCCACTAGGAATAGAGAAAACTACTGGCTTTCCCTTCTGTTTTAATTGAGCATACGAGTAGGCGTAGTAAAAAGCTTGTGGAATTAAACGAGCAATATTAATAGAGTTTGCAGAAGCTAAATTTAATCGTGAACGAAGTTCAGTATCTAAAAAAGCCTGCTTTACTAGTGCTTGACAATCATCGAAAGTGCCATTTATTTCAAGAGCCGATACATTTTCTCCAAGAGTTGTAAGTTGCTTTTCTTGGATATCACTTACCTTTCCTGTTGGATAAAGTATATGAACAAAAATGTTAGGGTATTTGTAAAAACCCTGAGCAACCGCTCCACCAGTATCACCAGAAGTTGCAACAAGGATATGTACATTCTTTGATTCTTTCTTCAAAAAATGAGACATCACACCTGCCATAAACCTTGCACCAAAGTCTTTGAAGGCCATGGAAGGCCCATGAAACAACTCAAGACAGTACAGATCACCTTCTAATGGTTTTAGAGGTGCATCAAAGTCTATTGCACGATCAATAATCGCTTTTAAGTCAGTAGTATTAATTTCATCACTTAAAAAAGCATTCGAAACTTCAAATGCAATCTCTTGCAAAGAAAGTTCATGAATATTATCCCAAAATGATTTTCCTAAATTTGGAATATTAGTTGGCATAAAAAGTCCATTATCTGAAGGTAAACCCTCAAAAATTGCTTCTTTACCTGTGACTTCGGCAGCCTTGTGATTGGTACTGTATAATTTCATATTCTCTAAAAACTTCGCAAAAATAGCTATTCTTATTTGTTAGC
This portion of the Spirosomataceae bacterium TFI 002 genome encodes:
- a CDS encoding threonine synthase encodes the protein MKLYSTNHKAAEVTGKEAIFEGLPSDNGLFMPTNIPNLGKSFWDNIHELSLQEIAFEVSNAFLSDEINTTDLKAIIDRAIDFDAPLKPLEGDLYCLELFHGPSMAFKDFGARFMAGVMSHFLKKESKNVHILVATSGDTGGAVAQGFYKYPNIFVHILYPTGKVSDIQEKQLTTLGENVSALEINGTFDDCQALVKQAFLDTELRSRLNLASANSINIARLIPQAFYYAYSYAQLKQKGKPVVFSIPSGNFGNLCAAVIAYKMGMPVHQFLAATNANKVVPTYLSTGEYTAIKPSISTISNAMDVGNPSNFPRLVALFDNDIEKLRSMVKGFWYNDDQTRTAMKEVNSKYQYVVCPHTAIAYQALEDFKKDDKTDFIGVFAATAHYAKFLGDVEPTLNEKLAIPTRLSELLEKEKNALPMEVDYDSFKSYLNKQVH